A window of the Tenebrio molitor chromosome 1, icTenMoli1.1, whole genome shotgun sequence genome harbors these coding sequences:
- the deltaCOP gene encoding coatomer subunit delta: MVLIAAAVCTKAGKTIVSRQFVEMTKARIEGLLAAFPKLIPTGTQHTFVETDSVRYVYQPLERLYMLLITTRASNILEDLETLRLFAKVIPEYCRSLEENEIAENAFSLIFAFDEIVALGYRESVNLTQIRTFVEMDSHEERVYQAVRQTQEREAKNKMREKAKELQRQRMEAAKKGVKPSFVNSGGFGSSSGYTPAPSVGDIANISNDVKLPAYSAPQKPTGRGMKLGGKGHDVESFVDQLKSEGENVIAQINSSISQGGTKAPAIKSDINDVHLRLEEKLIIRMGRDGGVQQFELLGLVTLHIGDEKWGRIRVQLENKDSRGVQLQTHPNVDKELFKLRSQIGLKQPSKPFPLHTDVGVLKWRLQSTDESLVPLLINCWPSEVGDGSCDVNIEYELADSSLELTDVNISIPLPMGCNPVVGECDGSYTHESRRNQLLWNLPLIDSNNKSGSLEFNAPRATPNDFFPLIVSFSSKSAYASIRITDVLLVDDDSPVKYSVETSLFPDKYEIV, from the exons ATG GTGCTCATAGCCGCCGCAGTTTGCACCAAAGCCGGGAAGA cCATAGTGTCTCGGCAGTTTGTTGAGATGACAAAAGCTCGTATAGAAGGTTTGTTGGCAGCATTTCCAAAATTGATACCCACAGGTACACAACACACATTTGTGGAAACAGATTCAGTGCGATATGTGTATCAACCCCTTGAACGTCTCTACATGCTTCTGATAACTACACGGGCAAGCAATATTTTAGAGGATTTAGAAACTTTAAGATTATTTGCTAAAGTA ATTCCTGAGTATTGTCGGTCTCTTGAGGAAAATGAAATTGCTGAAAATgcattttcattaatatttgcttttgatgaaattgttgCCCTTGGATATCGTGAGAGTGTTAATTTAACACAAATCCGCACATTTGTCGAAATGGACTCGCATGAAGAAAGAGTTTATCAGGCTGTTAGACAG aCACAAGAACGAGaagctaaaaataaaatgcgtGAGAAAGCAAAAGAATTACAACGTCAGCGAATGGAAGCTGCGAAAAAAGGTGTTAAACCATCATTTGTCAACAGTGGAGGCTTCGGTAGCTCATCCGGTTATACTCCAGCACCTTCTGTAGGAGACATTGCtaacatttcaaatgatgtCAAATTGCCAGCATACTCTGCACCACA AAAACCTACTGGTCGTGGAATGAAACTGGGAGGAAAAGGTCATGATGTTGAATCATTTGTAGACCAACTAAAATCTGAAGGTGAAAATGTGATTGCACAAATAAACAGCAGTATTTCACAGGGGGGAACTAAAGCTCCCGCTATAAAATCAGATATTAACGA tGTTCATTTGAGATtggaagaaaaattaattattcgaATGGGTCGTGACGGTGGTGTGCAGCAGTTTGAGTTATTAGGTCTGGTGACTTTGCATATTGGCGATGAAAAGTGGGGTCGAATTCGCGTACAGTTAGAAAATAAAGATAGTCGTGGTGTCCAGTTACAAACTCATCCCAATGTAGATAAGGAACTGTTTAAGTTACGTTctcaa ATTGGATTAAAACAACCTTCAAAACCATTCCCGTTACATACAGATGTTGGGGTGCTTAAATGGAGATTGCAAAGCACAGATGAAAGTTTAGTCCCACTTTTGATAAATTGTTGGCCCTCTGAGGTTGGTGATGGTAGTTGCGATGTCAATATAGAATATGAACTTGCCGATTCAAGCCTGGAACTGACAGATGTGAATATTTCCATTCCCCTACc GATGGGGTGTAATCCAGTAGTTGGTGAATGTGATGGTTCATATACACATGAATCAAGGCGTAATCAATTATTGTGGAATCTACCTTTGATTGATTCAAACAACAAGTCAGGCTCTTTAGAATTCAATGCGCCGCGCGCCACACCAAATGATTTTTTCCCACTGATTGTTTCATTTAGTTCAAAATCAGCATATGCAAGCATCAGG attACTGATGTGCTGTTGGTGGATGATGATTCTCCTGTTAAGTATTCTGTTGAAACTAGCTTGTTCCCTGACAAATATGAAATAGTATAA
- the LOC138125067 gene encoding deubiquitinase DESI2-like, translating to MFSNGLTCNLPFSCMSVTRDSGSDELLPNKMAREPVLLNVYDMYKINEYTSNIGLGVFHSGVEIYGTEYAYGGHQYPFTGIFDINPRDERDLGDQFRFRQTIHIGYTDFTEEEVKRIKNELGKEFRGDRYHLMNNNCNHFSGAFTKILCGQDIPPWVNRLAYFSSWVPFLERCLPKEWLMPMALQHSLNHRQDSTCSESSTSPY from the exons ATGTTTTCTAATGGCCTAACTTGCAACCTTCCATTCAGTTGTATGAGTGTAACAAGAGACTCGGGCTCAGATGAACTTCTTCCCAATAAAATGGCTCGTGAacctgttttattaaatgtttatgACATGTACAAGATTAATGAATATACATCCAATATAGGTTTAGGTGTATTTCATTCTG GTGTTGAAATATATGGAACTGAGTATGCATATGGTGGACATCAATATCCATTTACTGGTATTTTTGATATTAATCCACGAGATGAGAGAGATTTAGGAGATCAGTTTCGTTTTAG acAAACTATTCACATTGGCTACACTGATTTCACGGAGGAAGAAgttaaaagaataaaaaacgaACTCGGAAAAGAATTTCGAGGTGATCGTTACCATCTAATGAACAATAATTGTAATCATTTCTCTGGAGCTTTTACTAAG atCCTTTGTGGTCAAGATATTCCACCATGGGTAAATCGATTGGCATATTTCAGTAGTTGGGTGCCATTCTTAGAACGTTGTCTCCCAAAGGAGTGGTTGATGCCAATGGCCTTGCAACATTCATTAAATCACAGGCAGGACTCAACTTGTTCAGAATCGTCGACATCGCCATATTAA